One part of the Dyadobacter sp. 676 genome encodes these proteins:
- the rph gene encoding rifamycin-inactivating phosphotransferase, with translation MDKYVIDLREIGKEMLPEAGGKGANLGELCRIEGIHVPAGFCVSTEAFQTIMREARVQAELDRLSALTAENSDEIAELGAKIRRTIEATPVPDAIRDGIAHQLAGSGPDAAYAVRSSATAEDLPGASFAGQQDSYLNVVGTEAVLKHVAKCWASLFTDRAIIYRIRNGFDHRKVRLAVVVQRMVFPESAGILFTADPVTGNRKVVSIDAGFGLGEALVSGLVNADSYKVRDGRIAERQISTQKVAVYAAADGGTRIEEVEAGRQTRQVLTDMQILALERAGRRIEAHFGSPQDIEWCIANDVIYIVQSRPITTLFPVPEAGDDQNHVYISVGHQQMMTDAMKPLGLSIWQLTATRPMSIAGGRLFVDIAPELASPARQSMMMNAMAKSDPLMHGALTSLLERDDFIRLNEEEPPAGAGKEVPRPIDFDTLIGYDPAVVTELIENSRASIAALKQNIRSKSGPELMDCILAEIGQLRKDLSNPKTLGVIMTAMNAAFWLNDRMDEWLGEKNVADVLSQSVPNNVTSEMGLDLLDVADAIRPYPEVIDYLQNVKEELCLDDLTHLHGGEVTRGAIAGFLEKYGMRCAGEIDITKSRWTEKPATLVPVILGNIKNLPPGTSKQKFEHGKREASNKEGELLDRLRHLPDGDWKAAETKRMIDLLRNLAGYREYPKYDIVSRYFIYKQALLEEAARLEQKGVLRDREDIYYLTFGELRELVETQEARDTLIAERKALQQIYERLSPPRVITSEGEIVTGKYSRENLPAGAIAGLPVSSGVTEGRARVIVDMKDADLEEGDILVTTFTDPSWTPLFVSARGLVTEVGGLMTHGAVIAREYGLPAVVGVENATRLIRDGQRIRVNGTEGFVEILQD, from the coding sequence ATGGACAAGTATGTAATCGATCTTCGGGAGATCGGCAAGGAAATGCTGCCCGAGGCCGGAGGAAAAGGCGCGAACCTAGGCGAATTATGCCGCATCGAAGGGATACATGTACCGGCGGGATTCTGTGTTTCCACGGAGGCTTTTCAAACAATAATGCGGGAAGCGCGGGTACAGGCGGAACTCGATCGGCTGTCGGCTCTGACCGCCGAAAACAGCGACGAGATCGCCGAACTGGGCGCTAAAATCCGCCGGACCATCGAGGCGACGCCTGTTCCGGATGCGATCCGCGACGGAATCGCTCACCAACTCGCCGGTTCCGGCCCCGATGCGGCCTATGCCGTGCGTTCCAGTGCAACGGCGGAGGATTTGCCGGGTGCATCATTCGCCGGGCAGCAGGACAGCTATCTGAATGTCGTCGGAACAGAGGCCGTTTTGAAGCATGTCGCCAAATGCTGGGCTTCGTTATTTACCGACCGTGCCATCATTTACCGGATACGGAACGGTTTCGATCATCGCAAGGTCCGGCTGGCGGTGGTGGTCCAGCGGATGGTTTTCCCCGAATCGGCAGGGATACTGTTCACGGCCGACCCCGTTACCGGGAACAGGAAGGTAGTGTCTATCGACGCCGGTTTCGGCCTCGGAGAGGCGTTGGTATCCGGCCTGGTGAACGCCGACAGCTACAAGGTTCGCGACGGCAGGATAGCAGAAAGGCAAATTTCCACCCAGAAGGTGGCGGTTTATGCAGCAGCGGACGGCGGTACCCGGATAGAAGAGGTCGAAGCCGGGCGGCAAACCAGGCAGGTGCTGACGGACATGCAGATTCTGGCGCTTGAAAGGGCAGGCAGGCGCATCGAGGCGCATTTTGGCTCTCCGCAGGATATCGAATGGTGCATCGCCAACGATGTCATATACATAGTCCAGAGCCGGCCGATCACAACTTTGTTTCCGGTTCCCGAGGCGGGCGACGACCAAAACCATGTGTACATTTCCGTAGGCCACCAGCAGATGATGACCGACGCAATGAAACCGCTCGGCTTGTCGATATGGCAACTGACGGCCACCAGGCCCATGAGCATTGCCGGTGGAAGGCTGTTTGTAGATATTGCGCCCGAACTCGCATCGCCCGCGCGCCAGAGCATGATGATGAACGCCATGGCGAAATCCGATCCCCTTATGCATGGCGCATTGACGAGCCTCCTCGAACGGGACGATTTCATCCGGTTGAATGAAGAGGAACCACCGGCGGGCGCCGGTAAGGAAGTCCCGCGGCCTATCGATTTCGATACGCTTATCGGGTACGACCCCGCTGTGGTCACCGAGCTGATTGAAAACAGCAGGGCGTCCATCGCAGCACTGAAACAAAACATCCGCTCAAAGTCGGGGCCGGAGTTGATGGATTGTATCCTGGCGGAGATCGGGCAATTGCGGAAAGATTTATCGAACCCCAAAACGCTCGGGGTGATCATGACGGCTATGAACGCCGCATTCTGGCTGAACGACAGGATGGACGAATGGCTGGGTGAAAAGAATGTCGCGGATGTGCTTTCGCAATCGGTCCCGAACAATGTTACGTCCGAAATGGGCCTCGATCTGCTGGACGTCGCCGATGCGATCCGTCCCTATCCGGAGGTAATAGACTACTTGCAAAATGTGAAAGAGGAGCTGTGCCTGGATGATTTGACACATTTGCATGGAGGCGAGGTCACGCGGGGAGCTATCGCAGGCTTTCTTGAAAAATACGGTATGCGGTGTGCGGGCGAAATCGACATCACAAAAAGCCGGTGGACCGAAAAGCCCGCGACGCTCGTACCGGTGATTCTGGGCAATATCAAAAACCTGCCCCCCGGCACCAGCAAACAAAAATTCGAACATGGAAAGCGGGAAGCGTCGAACAAGGAGGGGGAGTTGCTGGACCGTTTGAGGCATTTGCCCGACGGTGACTGGAAAGCCGCAGAGACAAAGCGGATGATCGATCTGCTCCGAAACCTTGCCGGCTATCGAGAATACCCCAAGTACGACATCGTCAGCCGTTATTTCATATACAAACAGGCGCTGCTGGAAGAAGCCGCCCGATTGGAACAAAAAGGCGTGCTCCGGGACCGGGAAGATATTTATTATCTTACTTTCGGAGAGCTCCGCGAACTGGTAGAGACACAAGAAGCCCGCGATACATTGATCGCCGAACGAAAAGCACTGCAACAGATTTATGAACGGCTATCGCCTCCTCGTGTGATAACTTCCGAGGGCGAAATCGTTACCGGCAAATACAGTCGCGAAAACCTCCCTGCCGGCGCTATCGCGGGACTGCCCGTTTCATCCGGTGTGACCGAAGGCCGGGCACGCGTGATTGTGGATATGAAAGACGCGGACCTGGAAGAGGGGGATATATTGGTTACCACGTTTACAGATCCCAGCTGGACGCCGTTG
- a CDS encoding MarR family transcriptional regulator — MKEELVTRVRRLSQRYAYDSIRMHEAVGRRAGLSGTDHKYLGFLIQKGQMSAGELAGLTGLTTGAVTGLIDRFEKKGLVKRRFAEEDRRKVLVEPDTEKIMALLEPLYREFRRQSEALIASFSEEEMRVIETYFLKAIDLMNETTATLNKQ, encoded by the coding sequence ATGAAAGAGGAACTGGTAACGCGGGTACGGAGGCTCAGCCAAAGGTACGCATACGACTCCATTCGAATGCACGAGGCCGTCGGCCGCAGGGCGGGACTTTCGGGTACCGATCATAAATACCTTGGGTTTTTAATACAAAAAGGACAAATGTCGGCCGGCGAGCTTGCCGGTCTGACTGGCCTCACTACCGGCGCGGTTACGGGTTTGATCGACCGTTTTGAAAAGAAAGGCCTGGTTAAGAGGCGTTTCGCGGAGGAGGACAGACGAAAAGTGCTTGTCGAGCCGGACACGGAGAAGATCATGGCCTTGCTGGAACCTCTCTACCGGGAGTTTCGAAGGCAGTCGGAAGCCCTGATCGCCTCGTTTTCGGAGGAAGAAATGCGGGTTATCGAGACCTATTTCCTGAAAGCGATCGATCTGATGAATGAGACAACCGCAACGCTCAACAAACAATAA